Within Kaistia algarum, the genomic segment TGGACCACATAGCCCTTCGAAAGCAGAAGCTCCGAAAGATACGCCCCATCCTGTCCCGTCGCTCCCGTGATCAGGGCGGTTTTCTGGCTCTTCTGGCTCATGGTCACGGCTCCGGGCTGACAGGCATCGCGTTCTAGCCGCCCGGAAGGCGGCGGACAATGCGCAATCGGGGCGGAGGAACCGCGCGGGACGTCAGGCGACGGCGCTGCTGACGCGGTTGCGGCCTTCGCGCTTCGACCGGTAGAGCGCTTCGTCGGCGCGGCGCAGCATCGCTTCGGGACTGTCCGTGCCGTCGTCGCGCCGGCTGGCGAGGCCGATGGAGACGGTCACGGAGATCGATTGCTCGCCGCCCTCGATCAGAAAGGACTGTCCCGAAATGCGCTGGCGGACGCGCTCGCCGATGATGCTCGCGATCGGCGAATCGGTATCCGGCATGGCGACGACGAATTCCTCGCCGCCCAGCCGGCAGACGAGATCAACGTTGCGCACAGTCCGGCGTACGCGGCGCGCAAATTCCCGCAGCACATCGTCGCCGGCGTCATGGCCATAGGTGTCGTTGACGGCCTTGAAGAAATCCACGTCGAGCATCAGCACGCTGAGCGGCTTGCGGCGCGCCACCGACTGGTCGAACATTCCCGCGAGATGCCGCTCGAGATAGCGGCGATTATGCAGGCCGGTCAGCCCGTCGGTGATCGCCATCTCCATCGTCGCATGCAGCGTCTCGCGCAGCCGCTCGGTGAAGCGGTGGCGGCGGATCTGCGTGCGCACGCGCGCCTGCAATTCGTCGCGGTCGATCGGATGGACGAGATAGTCGTTGATGCCGAGTTCCAACCCGCGTTCCAGGCGCCGCGTGTCGTCGGGATGGACGATGGCAAGCACGGGCAGCATGCGCGTGCGCTCGATCGAACGGATCTGAGAGCAAAGGCGCAGGCCGTCGAAACCGACGAGGTCCAGCGACACGACGACGAGGTCGTAGCTCACATCCGCCAGGCGGAAATGCGCCTCCTGCGGATCGGGTTCGACATCGACCTGATGGCGCGATTCGAGCGCCTCGACGAGACGGCTGCGCGTCGAAGCGCTGTCGTCGACCAGCAGGATGCGCCCGCCCTCCCCCGAGACGATGGCGCCATCCAGAGGCTCGTCGATACCAAGGTCAGCCGCGGCCGAAGCGCGAAGGATCAGCTGATCGGTAAGCGCCTTCAAACGGACGAGGCTCTTCACCCGCGTGATCAGCGCGAGTTCGTTGATCGGCTTGGTCAGAAAATCGTCGGCGCCGGCATCCAGTCCCTTGATGCGGTCCGATGGCTGGTCGAGCGCGGTGATGATGATGACCGGCAGATGGGCGGTCAGAGGATTGTGCTTGATGCGGCGGCAGACCTCGAAGCCGTCGAGGCCGGGCATCATGACGTCGAGCAGGACGATGTCGCACTGCCCGCCGGCGCAGATCTCCAGCGCGTCGATGCCGTTGCTAGCCGTCACGACATCGAAATACTCGGCCGAAAGTCGCGCTTCCAACAGCTTCACATTGGCGACAATGTCGTCGACGACGAGGACCCGCGCAGTCATCAGGCGTCCCCGAGATAGGCCTTGACGGTTTCGATGAACTTGGCCACCGAAATCGGCTTGGAAAGATAGGCCTCGCAGCCGCCCTGTCGGATGCGTTCCTCGTCGCCCTTCATCGCAAAGGCAGTGACCGCGATGATCGGTATGGAGCGGAGGTCATCATCCTCCTTGATCCACTTCGTCACCTCGAGACCGGAGACCTCGGGAAGCTGGATATCCATCAGGATCAGATCCGGATGATGGGTCCGCGCGAGTTCCAGCGCCTCCAGGCCATTGCGGGTCTGGACGATATTGTAGCCATGCGCCTCGAGAAGGTCGTGGAAGAGCTTCATATTGAGCTCGTTGTCTTCCACGACCAGAACGGTCTTCGCCATTTCTGCCCGCCACCGATTTCCGGTTCCGGCGCCAAGGGACGCCACCGTCTGGTTGCCGATCGGCTTTCGATTTAAAGAAGATTCGTTTCGGAAAGGAAAATGGATGATCCGCGACCGCAAGTTGCCGCTGTCGAGAGACGAGGCGGAAAGCCTCGCCATACGCGCCCTCGCCTATCTGGCCGAGGAGCCGGAAGAACTGGGCCGCTTCCTGGCGCTGGTCGGGCTCGGGCCGGAAAACCTCCGCGCCGCGGCCGCCGATGGCGGTTTCCTGGCCGGCGTGCTCGAATATTTCATGGCCAGCGAACCGCTTCTCCTGGTGTTCTGCGCAAGGGAGAACGTCCGGCCGACGCTTTTCGCCGCCGCCCGCTACCTTCTCGACGACGAGAGCCGCTGATGCCGACGATTGAACTCGACCTCGACGGCTACACAGACCTGCCGCCGGGCCATATCGCCAATGTGGTGACCTATTTCGAGATGCGCTCGCCGGACGAAGCCGGGGGATATCCGCTTCCCGCGGATTTCTCCGTTCGCCGCATCGAGCGCCCGGACGTCGAGGCCTATCGCGCGCTCTATCGCCGCATTGGCCATGAATGGCTGTGGGTGTCGCGCATCGCCATGCCAGAGGCAGAACTCGCGGCCATTCTGCGCCGTCCGACCACGGAACTCCTGTTCCTGATGCGCGGCGAGGAAGCGGTCGGGCTTTGCGAAATCCATCGCCTCGGCACGGATGTCGAGATCAAGATGTTCGGCATCGTGCCCGAGGTGCAGGGCACGGGCGCCGCCAAGGGGTTCCTGTCAGCCGCGCTGGACGCCGCGTGGCAGGCGCCGACCGAGCGGGTCTGGTTGCACACCTGCTCATTCGATCACCCCGCCGCGGTGCATTTCTACCGCCGGATGGGCTTCACGCCGTTCAAATTCGCGATCGAAGTGACGCCCGATCCGCGACTCGAGGGTGTCCTGCCGGAGACTGCCGGCCCACATGTGGCTTTGATCCGTCCGAAGGCGGAATGAGCTACCAGCGGCGTTCGCCGGCCAGATGTGACCGGGCCCGCGCGGGAGCCGGTTCCACCACCGCCTCGCCCTCGGGCGCCCCGGCACGGTCTCGCTCGGCCATAAGCTCGTATTTCTTCAGCTCATCAAGCGCGGCATGCAGCTCGTCCTGCGCCTGCTCGAGCTGGCCCTGCAGCTCCGCGGCCGAAGCGCGGAGATTGTCGCGGCGCTGGGTCGCCGCCTTGGCGAAGGTCGGATAGGCGAAATGCCCCGCGTCGCGGATGCCGCTGCGCTCCTGCTCGACAGCGATCTGCTCGTCGAGATCCCTGGCCATCTTCTCGAATTCGGCGATCATCACCTGAATCTGGTTGGCCTGCCGACGCTTCTCGTCGGCCTGGAACCGCTTCAGCCGGATGAGACTATCCCGCGACTTCATTGACTCAATACTCCCTTCGCCCCAGACAGTTCACACCGCCCGCCCCCGAGCATCGTGACCTTCGGTTTCCGCATGGCAACCCGACTCCGGCGCGGCCGACGACCGTCCGCGTTGTCGAATCCTTAAAATCCTAGCCCGGCGATAACCTTTCGTTTACGCGTCCCGTTAATCATGGCGACCGAGGGCTTAAGGCCGGGTAAACCTCGTTGAAGGCTTGCCCATCCTAATTCCGCGAGTCCGACGAATTGGTTACCGAATTCCGTGCAATTGAGCGGATCGTCAGCGCTGGGATCGAAACGGTCGATTTTCCAAGGGGATCGAGCGTTATCCACCGCAAGTCGATCAAATCGCTTGGGTGCCGAATCAGAATTTGTTAACCATTATTCGTTAGCTTTCGAATCGGGGGTGAGCCGCGTTTAGTGCCGGTTCGAAAGGATCGGCGCGCCAAGCCCGGGATAGGCAATGAGGGGATTGGTATGCGAGTTCTGCTGATCGAGGACGACAGCGCGACGGCGCAGAGCATCGAGCTGATGCTCAAGTCCGAGAATTTCAACGTCTACACGACGGATCTCGGCGAAGAGGGTGTCGATCTCGGCAAGCTCTACGACTACGACATCATTCTTCTCGACCTGAACCTGCCCGACATGTCGGGCTATGAGGTGCTGAGGGCGCTGCGCGTCTCCAAGGTGAAGACGCCCATCCTGATCCTTTCGGGCCTCGCCGGCATCGAGGACAAGGTGCGCGGCCTCGGGTTCGGCGCGGATGACTACATGACCAAGCCGTTCCACAAGGACGAGCTGGTCGCCCGTATCCACGCGATTGTCCGCCGGTCGAAGGGCCACGCTCAGTCGGTGATCAATACCGGCGATCTGACCGTCAATCTCGACACCAAGACCGTCGAAGTGAATGGCAGCCGCGTCCATCTGACCGGCAAGGAATACCAGATGCTGGAGCTGCTATCGCTCCGCAAGGGAACGACCCTGACCAAGGAGATGTTCCTCAACCATCTCTATGGCGGCATGGACGAACCCGAGCTGAAGATCATCGACGTCTTCATCTGCAAGCTGCGCAAGAAACTCGCCACCGCCACCAGCGGCCACAATTATATCGAGACGGTCTGGGGCCGCGGCTATGTGCTGCGCGAGCCCGACGACAATGATCTGCGCGCCAGCGCCTAGCGATTGATACGGACACCGGTTCGCGCGGTAGCAGCGCGAACCGACGACGAGATGGAGGCATTCGGCGAAACTTCGATGCGCCGAATGCGTCTCATTCGCCCTCCCGCGAGCGACTTCAAGCCCCGGCGTTCCGGGGCTTTTTCTTTGGCGAAGTGACTGGAAAAGCGCCGCTCAGACGGGCGAACTGGTCGCCGTGATGACGACGTCCGCCCCGTCGAGTACGGCGGCGACGCTCATGCCGCAGGCCCGTGCCAGGAGGCCGGTATAATAGGGCTGCACGGCATGCGCATCCAGATGCACATCGGTGATATGGCCAGGCACGAGCTTTTCGAAGGCCGGGGGAATGCGAGCATTCGGCCCCGAGCAATGGAAGGTGAAGGACGGCTCGCTGGCCGATGGCGACACCATGACCTTGATCGAGCCGCCGCGCGGCACGGCCGACGTCGCCAGCAGAACGAGATTCAGCAGCAGCTTGACCCGATTCTTGGCCATGAGCGCTACCGGTGCGGTCCAGGAGAACTGGGCCTTCTCGCCGTCCATCCAGCCGCGCGCGACCTTCTCGGCATCGCCGAGGTCGATTTCCGCGCCGGCGGAACCGGCGGCACCGAAGGCAAGCCGGGCGAATTGGAGCTTCGCCGAGGCCTGACGCGCGCTCTTGCGGATCAGATCGAAGGCAAAGGCCTTCATCTCCTCGCCATTCTCCTCGTCGAGAACCTCAAGGCCATTGTTGATCGCGCCAACAGGGGAAATGATGTCGTGACAGACCCGGCTGCAGAGGAGAGCCGCGAGGTCCAGCGCTTCGATTTCGACCGCGTCGGTCATGAGCCACTCCGATGAGGTACCGAATCGCCCGGATCCAGAAAAGGGCAGTTTCGGATACACCGCGCGGGCTTCCCTGCCAACCGGCACGACGCGGGGCACGCGTGCCGTGATCGCGCCGCTTTTGCCCGCCAACGTCTTGTTCCAGGCGAGTCGCTGCGTCAATCTTGCGGCTCGGCTTTCCGCCGATCGGCTGAGTGAAGGATCGACACATGGCGCGCCCGAACCGATTGACCGCCTGCCTTCTCATGCTGGTGTTGGCGCTTCCCCTCGCCTTTGCCGGCAGGGCGGAGGCGCAATCCTCGGAGAATTATTCCTCGGATGAGATCGTCAAGGCCGGAGGCAATTTCTTCGGCGAAGTTTCGGGAGGCCTGGCCTCGGTCGTCGAGCATGCCGTCTCGCAATATGGCCTTCCGAACGGCTATGTGCTGGGCGAACAGGGCAGCGGAGCGCTGATCGCCGGTGTGCGCTATGGCAATGGCACGCTCTACACGAAGAACGCCGGCCAGCATCCGGTCTTCTTCCAGGGCCCGTCCATCGGCTGGGACTTCGGCGGCGACGGGTCCCGCGTGATGATGCTGGTCTACAATCTGCCGTCCGTATCGGCGATCTATGACCGCTTCGTAGGCGTCAACGGCTCTGCCTTTCTCGTCGGTGGCGTCGGCATGACCGTGCTCTCGCGCAACAACATCTATGTAGTGCCGATCGTGTCCGGGATCGGGGCCCGGCTTGGCTTCAATGTCGGATATCTCAAGTTCACCGACCGCCAGACCTGGAATCCCTTCTGAACGGCAGGCTGAGCCAAAGCCGCAGCGGTGCCGATTTCCGCCCCAGCAGCCCCTCGTCGCCCGGCGAGTGCAAAAGGAACGAGCGTGAGCGGCTCTGTGTCCGTTTTCGGCGGCCAGCCGCTGGACTCGCGCGGGTGGACGGTGTCATTTGTCAGGGTTGATGCCCGCAACTGGTACCCGATGGCCCAGCCCGCGCCGGCGCGCGGGTCGACATACGGAGTGTGGCGTTGATCGAAGCCTTGATGTTCTACGCGCTCGGGGTGCTTTCCGCCGGCATCCTCGCGCTGATCGTCGCCCCGCCGCTCTGGCGCCGCGCGGTTCGGCTGACGCGCCGGCATATCGAACAGACGATGCCGATGACGCGGGCCGAGATCCAGGCCGAGAAGGACCAGATCCGCGCCGCCTTCGCGGTTTCGGCCAGGCGGCTCGATTCGACCATCGAGCGGCTGGAAAGCCAGGTCACCGAGCAGCTGATCGACATCAACCGCAAGCGCGAGATCATTTCCCATCTGACGGCCGAGGGGTCCATGTCGGCCGAGGACATGATCGCCCTTGAGAAGCAGCGGGACGACCTTCTCATCCAGGTCGCGGCCCAGCAGCGCGAGAGCGGCGAGGCGGCGAAATTGCGTAGCTCGCTCGAGGCGCGGATCGTCGAGGTCGAAGCGAGCCTTGGAGAGGCGAAAGCCGCCTTCGACAAGCTGGTCAGCGAGCGCGAGACCCAGCGTCTCGAGATCGTCGCCCGCGATACCGAACTCGATAATCTTCGCGACTCCGTCGCGGCCGTGAAGACGACGTCGACCGTCGAGGAGGTCGCGCGGGCCGGCATCGACACCGAAATGTCGGAGCTTCGGACCAGCCTGACGATCGAACGCCGCAAGCTCGCGGAAGCGGATGCGCTCGTGGTGGCGACCGAGGCGAAGCATCTGGCGGCTTTCGCCGAGATCTCGGCGCGCGACGAGGAGCTTGCCAGGGTTCGCGGCGAGACGCAGGCGGCGAAGACCCGCATCGAGGAGCTCTCGTTCCGACTGGTCGAGGCCGAGACCGCCGGCATGAACCTCATCGCCATCGAGGAGAGCAAAGCCGAGCTCGAAGCCCGTCTATCCCATCTCGAAACCGTTAACCGTCGTCTGGAAGCCGAACTGGCGCAGGCGAAGACGGAGGCCGCTAATGCGAACGAGGATGAGACGACGCTGCTGCGCGCCAAGCTGATCGATATCGGCGCCGCCGTTGCCCGCCTTTCGGCGCGCACGGAAGGACCCACGCTCGTCCCCGCAATCGCAGAAGAGCCGGCAAAGCCCAAGCTCGACGACGAGTCCGGCCAGGGCGAGTCGACCCCGGCTGCCATCAGCCTCGCCGAACGCATCCGCGCGCTCCAGCATGCCAGCGGCAGTTTCTAAGATCGCGGCGGCCGCGCTGCGGCGGGCCTCTCTCGGCTCGCTGCTGCCTTTCGGAAGATAATGTTTGGATCGATGTCGATTCCGTAGCCGCTCGTTCGTTGTTGAGGAGGATGGCCCGGAGGCCTCCGTCAACCCAGGGAGAATCCGATGCGTGTCATGGTTCTGGTCAAGGCGACGAGCGACAGCGAAGCCGGCGTCATGCCCCCGACCGAGATGTTCGAGGCGATGGGGAAATTCAACGAAGAGCTCGTCAATGCCGGCATCATGCTGGCCGGTGAAGGCCTCAAGCCCACCGTCGAGGCCAAGCGGATCGCCTTTGACGGCGCATCGCGAACCGTCATCGACGGACCTTTCGCGGAAACGCGCGAACTGGTGGCTGGCTTCTGGCTCTGGGAAGTCAAGGACATGGCCGAGGCCGTCGAGTGGGTGAAGCGTTGCCCCAATCCAATGCCGGGCCCGAGCGAGATCGAGATCCGTCCGTTGTATGAGGCTTCGGATTTCGGCGACGCGCTCACCCCGGAGGTCGCCGAACTGGAAAACCGGCTTCGGGAGCGAATGAATAAAGGCTGAGGCAGATCGGCCGCCGTCAGCCAAGCCGGGTGCCTGGCTGATGGCCGCTGATCCTCAGGCACGCGCCGGGTCCAGCGGCTTCGTCGCGTCAGGCGCGCTCTCCAGGCAGCCGAGTCCCGCCAGCGTCGAGGTGATCGCCTGGTCCAGCGGCGTATGCGGCTCCTCGCCGAGAAAGGCAACGAGACGGCGATTGTCGAGTTCGAGCCGCTCTTTCCAGAGATAGCGCATCTCCAGAACCTCCCGGAATGTCTCGACGAAGGGCGCTGCGAGATAGAACACCGGCCATGGGAACCCGCGGATCGGCAGGGCTGGCCAGCCAACCACATCGCGGACAGCCTCGGCGATCTCCACGCCGCGCTCGAAGAAATGGCCACGGAAATGGAAACGGGCGAAGGGCGGCAGTTCGTCGCCGCGCTCGATCAGCCGGGCGAAGGTTTCGGCCAGATCCGGCAGATAGGCCCAGTCATGGCCGATTTCGCGTCGTCCGGGATAGGTGAGCGATCGCACCGGCTTCCCCGGTTTGACGATGCCCTGGCCGAACCAGCTATTGCCAACGCTGGGGCCGAAGAAGTCGCCGGCCCGGACGAGCAGCACCGGCGTTCCGGTCATGGCGGCACGTTCAAGCCGGGCTTCCATTTCGGTGCGAATCTTGCCCTTGCGCGTGAGCGGACGCTGGGGAGCATCCTCGCCGACCAGCGGGAACGTTTCGGGCCCGAAATTATAGACTGTGCCGGGAAAAACGATCCTGGCGCCCACAGCCTTCGCGGCGGCGATGGTGTTATCCAGCATTGGCAGAGCCAGGCCGGCCCAGTTGCGATAACCGGGCGGATTGGCGCCATGAAAGATCAGCGCCGCGCCGGCCGCCGCGCGCCGAACCGCCTCCGCGTCCATGGCGTCGCCGGCGACCCATTCGATCGCGGCATCGCCGCGCCGCCGCCGCGCCGCGTCCGGGTCTCGGTGAAGGCCACGAACCTTCCAGCCACGCGCCACCAGGACCCTGGCCACCTCCCCGCCGATACCGCCCGTGGCGCCAATGATCAGAGCTGTGCTTCCCTTGGTCATGATCGTCTCCTTCGTTTCATCTGAAAGGGACAATGGGACCCAAGCGAGCGAAACGAAATTGTTGATCTTCGTATGATTATTATACGATAATGTATCGATGACACCATCATGGGACCACATCCGCTCGCTCCTCGCTGTACTGTCCGAGGGGAGCCTCTCCGCAGCGGCCCGGAAGCTGCGCCTGTCCCAGCCGACCATCGGGCGCCATATCGACGAACTGGAACAGCAGCTTGGCGCCGCGCTCTTCACCCGCAGCCCATCCGGCCTCGACCCGACGGACACGGCGCTGGCGCTGCGCCCGCAGGCCGAGGCGATGGCGGCCGCCGCCGATTCGCTCCGACGCGTGGCCACGGGAGAGGCGAGCGGAGATCGGGGGACGGTACGATTGACGGCAAGCGAGGTGGTCGGCGTCGAGGTTCTGCCGTCGATTCTGGCGGAGTTCCGGGAGCTTCACCCCGACATCGCCGTCGAGCTGGTCGTCTCCAACCGGAACGAGGACCTGCTGCGCCGGAACAGCGACATCGCCGTCCGCATGGTTCCGCCAACCCAGGCCGCTCTGGTGCAGAAGCGAATCGGCACGATCGAGATCGGCTTCCATGCCCGAGCCGACTATCTCGAACGGCACGGCACGCCGGAAATGCTGGAGGAATTACGGGACCATGCCCTGATCGGCTTCGACGAGGAAACGCCGGTGGTCCGGTCCCTGCAGCAAAGCGGGCTGATTCCCGCGCGGGAACGGTTTTCGCTCCGCACCGACAGTGACCTTGCCCATTTGGCGGCGATTCGCGCCGGCTATGGCATCGGCATGTGTCAGGTGGGTATTGCGCGCCGCGATCCGGCGCTCCGGCGCGTGCTCGCCTCTGCCGTCAGCCTCCCGCTCGATGGCTGGCTGGCGATGCATGAGGATCTGCGCCGCGTCCGCCGCATGCGCCTCCTCTTCGACCACCTCGCCGAGGGCCTCGGCGTCTATATCGCGGGCCAACATCTACCAGCTTGAGAGAACGATGCTAGGATTCGGCGTCCATGGGAGAACATGACATGCCGAACATTACCCTCCTCGTCGACTTCGAGATCATCGAGGGCAAGGACGAGGAACTGACGGCCCTCATCGCCGAGCATGCGCGGCTGACGCTCGCGGAAGAGCCGGGATGCCTTCGCTTCGACGTGGTGAAGCCGATCGAGCGCGACGGAACGCCGATTGCCGGAAGGCTGATGCTGACGGAGGTCTATGAAAACGAGGCTGCCGTCGCGATCCACGAGAAGAACCCGCGCATGCCGGGACTGGGAGCTGCGATGAAGCCGCTGCTCGTCTCGATGAATGTGAAGTTCGGCATGATCGCCTGACGTCGCCCGGAGGCCGCCCTCGGCGAAATCGGTCCGGAAGCGCGACGACGCGGCAAAATCCGGACAAAAGAAAACGCCCGTCGGGGAGGAGGTCGACGGGCGTTTCTTTGAAAGGCGCTCAGCGAGGGAGGAGGTTCGCTTTGCGCCATATCGCGGGGACGAGGGAGGAGGTTCGTCCCGGCGAATTCGTAAAACTCAGTATCCAACCGACTGGCGGGCGACCGAGACGATATCGACGCGGTTGATGCCGAGATCGGCCAGCTCGCGGTTCGTCAGACGGTTGAGCTCATTGCAAGTCTGGCGATACTTCATCCAGTTCTTGTAGGAAGCAACGAGGCCGTTTGCCATGATAGTCAGTCCTTCAAATCTCATTCTCTGCGGCGCTGATTGCCTTGCGCCGTTTCGATGATTGAAAGATAGGGGAACTGATCGGATTTGAGCACCGCCAAAAATGGAATGGCAGCAATGCGTATGATGCAGAGCAACATGGCCGGACCAAACATTATTGCGCCGCACAAGCGCCATATTCCGACGGGGCGGACAGACGAGTTTCGGCGATGAGCCGGGGCCGCATTCCGCCATTCCCAAGGCTATAGAATCGCATGGATCCGCAGCGCCTCGGCCTCGTTTCTCCGCGTCTCCATTATTTCCAGCTCGTGGCCCGGCTCGGCTCAATCCGGGAGGCGGCGCGGATGCTTAACATCGCGCCTTCCTCGATCAGCCGCGCGATCTCGCAATTCGAGGAAGAGCTCGGCGCGCCGCTGTTCGATCGCGCCGGAGGCAGGCTGAAGCTGACCAGCGCCGGCGAATTGATGCTCTACCATGCCCGCTCCAGCGGGACGGAACTGGCGCGCGCCGTGAAGGAGATCGGCGAATTGAAGGGCCTGCGCCGAGGCTCGTTCGCCATCGCCGTCATCGAGAGCGTGGCGCGGGGACCGATGCCGGACGTGCTCGCCACCTTCTGGCAGCGCCACCCCGACATCGCGGTCGATGTGCGCATTGCCGATTCGCAGCATGCCTTCGAGGCGGTAGCGGAAGGCGATTGCGAGATCGGCGTCGCCTTCGATACGCGCACGCCCCGTCGGACCGAGCGCCTGGCCGGCGCGGAGATCGGCATCGGCGCCCTGGTCCGGCCCGACCATCGGCTGGCGCGACAGCCATCGCTCCGCCTCTATGAACTGGCCGGCGAACGCGTGCTTCTTTCCGACCGCAGCCTGACTCTCGGCCTTTCGGTCGAGGAGGCCCTCGAAGGCTCGGTGGTGGGCTTCCTGAAACGCACGCGCACCAATTCTATCGAACTGATGGTCGATCTGGCGCTGCGCGGCCTCGGCGTTGCGCTGCAGACCCGCGTCGGCGTCGAGCGCGAACTGGCACGGGGCGACCTCGTCTTCGTTCCGGTCCGCGACCCGCGCCTGAAGCCGCGCAAGCTGGTGCTGGTCACGGGCCGTAAGGCCGAGATCTCGGAAGCGGCCTTGGCGCTCGCCACCCTGCTGGTCCACCGCATCGAGGCGATGGACGAACGCGAAAGCGGATAGAACGAGTGGCCGGCCCAACCGCCGGACAGAACTAGAGACAGGGAGTGAACCATGCCGCCGATGAAGATCGATCCGAACCCACGAATGCCCTACCAGTTGCCGATGCCGAAGGAGACGCTGCCGGACATCGTCATTCCAAAGGCCGTGCCGGAGGACGAGCGCATCTGGGTGCCGCAGGGCGAGCGCGTCTGGTTTCGTCCGCTCTGCCTCAACCGCTCGCAGGGCTATTGGATGAACCTCTTGCGGGTCCGCAAGTCCGGAGTCCTCAGCCGACATCGCCATCCCCAGGCGGTGCATGGCTATGTCATCAAGGGCCGCTGGCACTACCTTGAGCATGACTGGGTCGCCGAGGAAGGCGGCTATGTCTTCGAGCCCCCGGGCGAGACCCATACGCTCGTCGTCCCCGACGATGTCGAGGAGATGATCACGCTCTTCCAGGTCAACGGCATTATGTATTACGTCGATGCCTATGGCGAACCGCTCGGCTTCGAGGACGTGTTCACCAAGATCGACATGTGCCGCGAGCATTACACCAAAGTTGGCCTCGGCGCCGATTACGTCGACCAGTTCATCCGGTAGGCGGCTCGCCGGCGGCTGCAGCGCGCCACATTTGGCGCCTGTTGCTTCCTAAGCAACAACGCATTCGATTTTCTGGATCTATGCGCATCGCTGCCGCTTTGCGATGGTGCGTCCAGTCACGAGGGAATGCGATGAAGCCAAGCGCCGTCGATGCGGTGATCCGGGGATTGAAGAAGGCCGGCGTCTCGATCGTCTGCTATCTGCCGGATTCGCTGTTCAAGCCACTCTATCCGGCGCTCGACGCCGATCCCGACATTCGCACCATCCGCGTCACCAATGAGGGCGAGGGCGCGGCGATCTGCGGCGGCGTCTTCCTCTCCGGCAAGCGCGCCGCGCTGGTCATGGAGAATTCGGGCTTGCGCGCCTCCGTCGAACCGCTGGCCCGCATGGGGCTCGGAGCCGGCATCCCGGTCGTCATGCTGATGAGCTATCGCGGCGAGATGGGTGAGAATAATTGGTGGGCGATCCCGCACGGCATCACCATGGAGCCGGTGCTGAACGCGCTGCGTATCCCCTACCGCGTCGTGCGCGAGGAGGACGAGATCGAGCGGGCGATCACGGACGCCTATGACTGGTCCTATGCGTCCTACTATCACAGCGCCGTGGCGCTCGGCGGGAGCGTCGTGCGATGAAACGCTATGACTGCATGAAGGCCTTGGCCGCCCGCCTCAAGGGCGAGCTGGTCATCCTCTCGCTCGGCGCCAGCGTCGATGAATGGTACAACGCCGCGCCGCATATGCGCGAGGCGAGCCTCTTTCAGCAGCAGCTCGGCTGCGTCACCCCGGAAGCGTTCGGGCTGGCCGTCGGCCTGCCGCATCGGCGTATCGTCTCGCTCGATACCGACGGCGGCATGATGTTCAATCTCGGCATCCTGGCGACGCTCGGCAATGAGCAGCCGAAGAACCTCTTCATCGTCGTCTGGGACAATGAAATGTACCAGTCGATCGGCGGCCCGCCGACGCATACGGCCTTCGGCCGCGTCGACATCGCGGCGATCGCCCGCGGCGCCGGCATCGAGAACGCGTTCACGGCGCTGACAATCGAGGAATTCGACGAGCATTGCGCCAAGGGACTCGCCGCCGAGGTGCCCTATGTCGTGGTCGCCAAGGTCTCCGGCACGGTGCAGCCCGACATCAAGCGCAAGCATTCGGACGGCCGCGAGG encodes:
- a CDS encoding GDP-mannose 4,6-dehydratase, which encodes MSQKSQKTALITGATGQDGAYLSELLLSKGYVV
- a CDS encoding PleD family two-component system response regulator yields the protein MTARVLVVDDIVANVKLLEARLSAEYFDVVTASNGIDALEICAGGQCDIVLLDVMMPGLDGFEVCRRIKHNPLTAHLPVIIITALDQPSDRIKGLDAGADDFLTKPINELALITRVKSLVRLKALTDQLILRASAAADLGIDEPLDGAIVSGEGGRILLVDDSASTRSRLVEALESRHQVDVEPDPQEAHFRLADVSYDLVVVSLDLVGFDGLRLCSQIRSIERTRMLPVLAIVHPDDTRRLERGLELGINDYLVHPIDRDELQARVRTQIRRHRFTERLRETLHATMEMAITDGLTGLHNRRYLERHLAGMFDQSVARRKPLSVLMLDVDFFKAVNDTYGHDAGDDVLREFARRVRRTVRNVDLVCRLGGEEFVVAMPDTDSPIASIIGERVRQRISGQSFLIEGGEQSISVTVSIGLASRRDDGTDSPEAMLRRADEALYRSKREGRNRVSSAVA
- a CDS encoding response regulator; the encoded protein is MAKTVLVVEDNELNMKLFHDLLEAHGYNIVQTRNGLEALELARTHHPDLILMDIQLPEVSGLEVTKWIKEDDDLRSIPIIAVTAFAMKGDEERIRQGGCEAYLSKPISVAKFIETVKAYLGDA
- a CDS encoding DUF3572 domain-containing protein, producing the protein MIRDRKLPLSRDEAESLAIRALAYLAEEPEELGRFLALVGLGPENLRAAAADGGFLAGVLEYFMASEPLLLVFCARENVRPTLFAAARYLLDDESR
- a CDS encoding GNAT family N-acetyltransferase, with translation MPTIELDLDGYTDLPPGHIANVVTYFEMRSPDEAGGYPLPADFSVRRIERPDVEAYRALYRRIGHEWLWVSRIAMPEAELAAILRRPTTELLFLMRGEEAVGLCEIHRLGTDVEIKMFGIVPEVQGTGAAKGFLSAALDAAWQAPTERVWLHTCSFDHPAAVHFYRRMGFTPFKFAIEVTPDPRLEGVLPETAGPHVALIRPKAE
- a CDS encoding flagellar export protein FliJ, with the translated sequence MKSRDSLIRLKRFQADEKRRQANQIQVMIAEFEKMARDLDEQIAVEQERSGIRDAGHFAYPTFAKAATQRRDNLRASAAELQGQLEQAQDELHAALDELKKYELMAERDRAGAPEGEAVVEPAPARARSHLAGERRW
- the ctrA gene encoding response regulator transcription factor CtrA, with the translated sequence MRVLLIEDDSATAQSIELMLKSENFNVYTTDLGEEGVDLGKLYDYDIILLDLNLPDMSGYEVLRALRVSKVKTPILILSGLAGIEDKVRGLGFGADDYMTKPFHKDELVARIHAIVRRSKGHAQSVINTGDLTVNLDTKTVEVNGSRVHLTGKEYQMLELLSLRKGTTLTKEMFLNHLYGGMDEPELKIIDVFICKLRKKLATATSGHNYIETVWGRGYVLREPDDNDLRASA
- the chpT gene encoding histidine phosphotransferase ChpT; amino-acid sequence: MTDAVEIEALDLAALLCSRVCHDIISPVGAINNGLEVLDEENGEEMKAFAFDLIRKSARQASAKLQFARLAFGAAGSAGAEIDLGDAEKVARGWMDGEKAQFSWTAPVALMAKNRVKLLLNLVLLATSAVPRGGSIKVMVSPSASEPSFTFHCSGPNARIPPAFEKLVPGHITDVHLDAHAVQPYYTGLLARACGMSVAAVLDGADVVITATSSPV
- a CDS encoding DUF1134 domain-containing protein, with product MARPNRLTACLLMLVLALPLAFAGRAEAQSSENYSSDEIVKAGGNFFGEVSGGLASVVEHAVSQYGLPNGYVLGEQGSGALIAGVRYGNGTLYTKNAGQHPVFFQGPSIGWDFGGDGSRVMMLVYNLPSVSAIYDRFVGVNGSAFLVGGVGMTVLSRNNIYVVPIVSGIGARLGFNVGYLKFTDRQTWNPF